A genomic region of Papaver somniferum cultivar HN1 chromosome 7, ASM357369v1, whole genome shotgun sequence contains the following coding sequences:
- the LOC113296916 gene encoding uncharacterized protein LOC113296916 produces the protein MSNNRTKIRIGGLGIAAISYIAIDYLRHVSPIWHERLQPCLWGVLALAIVSRVPFYKHWSSELRSAIPFIASLVFLLSTLLFEVLTVRFVTAVLGLDWHRETAPLPDPGQWLLLALNEKLPSSIVEILRARIIGLHHYLMLFMMLAFSVVFDSVKAPGLGLGARYMFTMAVGRLLRAITFASTILPSVRPWCASSRFPVPSHPHSWAQTYYVPYSSDATAIRQLIQHDVAYADPVGNYPGDHRPDWGSMSFLIDFLRPTASEGPAWYHLLTAAGGGCNDLIYSGHMFVAVLTAMAWTEAYGGWTSGFIWALVIHSAQREVRERHHYSVDCVVAIYVGYLLWRTTGFIWSSKDNASIRNLKRLVKLDKIQGQLFRAAKDSDMDKVRNLLNEIEVESSSSSSGKSGGKNEEPTQLAMWVFACFTTIFSLTVVFLAFIWTSDG, from the exons ATGAGCAATAACAGAACAAAGATCCGCATTGGTGGATTAGGAATTGCAGCTATTTCTTATATTGCTATAGATTACTTGAGACATGTATCACCAATTTGGCATGAAAGATTACAACCATGTCTTTGGGGTGTTCTTGCTCTAGCAATAGTATCTCGTGTACCCTTTTACAAACATTGGTCATCTGAATTACGTTCTGCAATTCCATTTATAGCTTCATTGGTTTTTCTGCTTTCTACTCTTCTCTTTGAAGTGTTAACTGTTAGATTTGTTACTGCTGTTCTTGGTCTTGATTGGCACAG AGAAACCGCTCCTCTTCCTGACCCTGGCCAGTGGTTACTGCTAGCATTGAATGAGAAACTACCTTCATCTATTGTTGAGATATTGAGAGCTCGTATCATTGGGTTGCACCATTATCTGATGCTATTTATGATGCTGGCATTTTCGGTGGTATTCGACTCTGTCAAAGCTCCTGGACTTGGGTTAGGTGCAAGATACATGTTTACAATGGCAGTTGGTCGGTTACTCCGAGCCATAACATTTGCGTCAACGATTCTGCCATCGGTTCGGCCATGGTGTGCTTCATCTAGGTTTCCCGTCCCATCACATCCTCATTCTTGGGCACAGACTTATTATGTTCCATATTCTTCAGATGCTACTGCTATACGGCAGCTGATTCAACATGATGTAGCTTACG CTGATCCAGTAGGGAATTACCCTGGGGATCACCGTCCAGATTGGGGGTCAATGAGTTTCCTTATAGATTTCCTACGCCCTACTGCTTCAGAAGGACCGGCATGGTACCATTTGTTAACAGCAGCTGGTGGAGGGTGCAATGATCTTATTTACAGTGGGCACATGTTTGTTGCCGTATTGACAGCGATGGCTTGGACG GAAGCTTATGGAGGGTGGACCTCTGGGTTTATATGGGCTCTAGTCATACATAGTGCGCAGAGAGAGGTAAGGGAACGGCATCATTACAGCGTGGACTGTGTGGTGGCGATTTATGTGGGTTACCTTTTATGGAGGACGACGGGTTTCATTTGGTCTTCAAAAGATAATGCATCAATAAGAAACTTGAAAAGGCTAGTTAAGCTCGATAAGATTCAAGGCCAACTTTTCCGAGCTGCGAAAGATTCAGACATGGATAAAGTAAGAAATTTACTGAATGAGATAGAGGTTGAGTCGTCATCGAGCAGTTCTGGTAAAAGTGGTGGTAAGAATGAGGAACCTACTCAATTGGCAATGTGGGTGTTCGCCTGTTTTACCACAATTTTCTCGCTTACTGTTgtttttcttgcttttatttGGACTAGTGATGGTTAA
- the LOC113300651 gene encoding FACT complex subunit SPT16-like: MGLPKCPFLTRGYEIAKEKAELKYQNCVCTEDEQKEYVRRYIQEEMLKVNQARLADELDRVTARRLLEEDQSKTTDSSDKKTGLVHVLKPGRKSGISKKSKSRNKDCVDNKLMMDKKSKVIELTDAAIFPEVKDQNEETIVGTLQSHVNGFRYVTSSSQFNVCFLYKDVKQAIYRVEEEKKMPPLLHFHLVRPVKVGTKKTEEIQLRLAPTPVVQRRSDDDSNEIEKEKQTSDYGHNEDLKIFVLRVQAKLRWVPISHYSFSEIVKKSKVESVFGLT, encoded by the coding sequence ATGGGGTTACCTAAATGCCCATTTCTTACTCGTGGTTATGAAATTGCTAAAGAAAAAGCCGAACTTAAGTATCAGAATTGTGTCTGTACTGAGGACGAACAGAAAGAGTATGTGCGCAGGTATATACAGGAAGAGATGCTCAAGGTTAATCAGGCAAGACTGGCTGATGAATTAGACAGAGTAACTGCCAGGAGACTACTGGAAGAGGATCAGTCTAAGACTACAGATAGTTCCGACAAAAAGACTGGGTTAGTACATGTATTAAAGCCTGGGAGAAAATCTGGTATATCGAAAAAGAGTAAATCTAGGAATAAAGATTGTGTTGACAACAAACTGATGATGGATAAAAAGTCCAAGGTTATAGAGTTAACTGACGCTGCAATCTTTCCTGAGGTAAAAGACCAAAATGAAGAGACCATTGTTGGCACCCTTCAATCCCATGTAAACGGGTTTAGATATGTAACCTCCAGTTCCCAATTCAATGTGTGTTTTCTGTATAAGGATGTAAAGCAAGCTATTTACCGagttgaagaagagaagaagatgccACCTCTCTTGCACTTCCACTTGGTTCGCCCGGTTAAGGTGGGGACAAAAAAGACAGAGGAAATCCAATTGCGATTAGCGCCGACCCCTGTGGTACAGAGGAGATCTGATGATGATTCAAATGAGATCGAGAAAGAGAAGCAAACCAGTGATTATGGCCACAACGAGGATTTAAAGATCTTTGTCTTAAGAGTTCAAGCCAAATTGAGGTGGGTACCTATATCACATTATTCATTTAGTGAGATAGTTAAGAAATCCAAGGTAGAGTCCGTCTTTGGCCTGACATAG